The following proteins are encoded in a genomic region of Zea mays cultivar B73 chromosome 9, Zm-B73-REFERENCE-NAM-5.0, whole genome shotgun sequence:
- the LOC100280216 gene encoding Tobamovirus multiplication protein 2A-like encodes MAACRGFFECLLRLLNFILTVAGLAMVGYGIYLLVEWMKISEDGIGGASTAEVLVSGRPLLGAVILGDSFLDNLPKAWFIYLFICVGTIVILVSLFGCIGAGTRNTCCLCFYAFLVILLILAEAAAAAFIFFDHGWKDVIPVDKTHNFDVMYDFLKENWEIARWVALGVVVFEAVLLLLALAVRAMNKPAEYDSDDEIIAIGRSPTIRQPLIHTQNVPATGVPVPTLDQRASRNDAWSQRMREKYGLDTSQFTYNPSDPSRYQQNGTPRAEERSRCTIM; translated from the exons ATGGCGGCGTGCCGGGGCTTCTTCGAGTGCCTGCTCAGGCTGCTCAACTTCATCCTCACCGTCGCCGGCCTCGCTATGGTTGGTTACGGGATCTACCTGCTCGTCGAGTGGATGAAGATATCCGAGGACGGCATCGGCGGGGCTTCGACGGCGGAGGTGCTCGTCTCTGGCCGGCCGTTGTTGGGGGCTGTCATTCTCGGTGACAGCTTCCTCGACAATCTACCCAAAGCATG gtttatttatttgtttatttgTGTTGGCACCATCGTCATCTTGGTGTCTCTGTTTGGCTGCATTGGAGCAGGGACAAGAAACACCTGCTGTTTGTGTTTC TATGCTTTCTTGGTCATATTGTTGATCCTTGctgaagctgcagctgctgcATTCATTTTCTTTGACCATGGCTGGAAAGAT GTAATTCCAGTGGACAAAACACATAACTTTGATGTTATGTATGACTTTCTGAAGGAAAACTGGGAGATTGCAAGATGGGTCGCTCTGGGCGTTGTTGTTTTTGAG GCAGTGCTCTTGCTGTTAGCTCTGGCTGTCAGGGCAATGAACAAACCTGCTGAGTATGACAGTGATGACGAAATTATAGCAATTGGCCGAAGCCCTACCATCCGGCAGCCACTGATCCATACCCAAAATGTTCCTGCCACTGGTGTTCCTGTCCCAACACTTGATCAACGTGCAAGTAGAAATGATGCCTGGAGCCAAAGGATGCGAGAGAAG TATGGTCTGGACACGAGCCAGTTCACATACAACCCTTCAGACCCAAGCAGGTACCAGCAAAATGGCACGCCACGGGCTGAAGAAAGGAGTCGATGCACTATAATGTGA